The nucleotide window TCACCTCGCAGCCGGCCGCGCGCAGCGCGCGCACCGCCTCGCAGAGATGGCGCACGGACCGGGCGAGCGGCATCCGGTGGGTGACGTCATTGGCGCCGATCATGATGACGCAGACGTCCGGGGTGGTGGCGGCATCCGCCAGCATCAGCTCCACCTGGCGCGCCAGGTCGTCCGACTGCGCTCCGGGCAGTGCCACATTGCGGAGGTCGACGGGCAGCTCGGCCAGTGCGGCCAGTCCGGAGGCGAGCAGCGCGCCCGGGGTCTGGGACGTGCGGTGCACTCCCTGGCCGGCGGCGGTGGAGTCGCCGAGGAAGCCCAGCCGCAGCGGCGGGCGGTCGGTGCGGTGGCCGAAGGCGGCGCCGTAGCGGCCGTCGGCGCACGGCGGGATGTCGCTGGAGCCGCCGACCGTGCGGCGGGCCAGCCGGACCTCGGTCAGCAGCACACCGACGGTGGCGACGCCGAGCAGCCCGACCCCGCCGCCGCCGAACGCGGCCGCGGTGGCGATCCGCCGGGCCACTCTCGCCCTGGACATCGTCATCGGCATGGGCCGGGCACCTCCCCGCGCAGTGCGGGCGCGCCGCGGCCCCGGGGGGCCGGACGCGCTCCGGTTCGGCAAGAACTCCTACAACAGGGTGTTGCCCGTTCCTGCACGGAACGCAACGCACCCTTCCTCTAACGGACCCGGGCAATAGGCTGGCCGCACGGGCGCAGGAGAGCGTGCCCCCGACCGCGGAGACCACCGTGCAGTTTTACGATTCGATGATTGAGCTAGTCGGCAACACCCCGCTCGTGCGGCTCAACAGCGTCACTCGAGGGATCCAGGCCACCGTCCTGGCGAAGGTCGAGTACTTCAACCCCGGCGGGTCGGTGAAGGACCGGATCGCCGTGCGGATGATCGAGGCCGCCGAGCAGTCGGGTGAGTTGCAGCCCGGCGGCACCATCGTCGAGCCGACATCCGGCAACACCGGTGTGGGCCTGGCGATCGTCGCCCAGCAAAAGGGATACAAGTGCATCTTCGTCTGCCCGGACAAGGTGTCCACGGACAAGATCAATGTGCTGCGGGCCTACGGCGCCGAGGTGGTGGTGTGCCCGACCGCCGTGGACCCCGAGCACCCGGACTCGTACTACAACGTCTCGGACCGGCTGGTGCGCGAGACGCCCGGGGCCTGGAAGCCGGACCAGTACAGCAACCCGAACAACCCGCGCTCCCACTACGAGAGCACCGGCCCCGAGCTGTGGGCGCAGACGGAGGGGCGGATCACCCACTTCGTGACGGGCGTCGGCACCGGCGGCACGATCAGCGGCACCGGCCGCTATCTGAAGGACGCCAGCGACGGCCGGGTCAAGGTCATCGGGGCCGACCCGGAGGGCTCGGTCTACAGCGGCGGCTCCGGGCGCCCGTATCTGATCGAGGGCGTCGGTGAGGACTTCTGGCCGACCGCCTACGACCGCACCGTCGCGGACGAGATCGTCGCGGTCTCGGACAAGGACGCCTTCCAGATGACCCGGCGGCTGGCCAAGGAGGAGGGCCTGCTCGTCGGCGGCTCCTGCGGGATGGCCGTGGTGGGTGCGCTGGAGGTCGCCTCGAAGCTCGGCCCGGACGATGTGGTGGTCGTGCTGCTGCCCGACAGCGGCCGTGGCTATCTCTCCAAGATCTTCAACGATGAGTGGATGGCCGACTACGGCTTCCTGGAGGAGGGCGGCCCCGCGGCGCGGGTCGGCGAGGTGCTCCAGCACAAGGAGGGCGCACTGCCCTCGCTGGTGCACATGCACCCGGAGGAGACCGTCGGCGAGGCGATCGAGGTGCTGCGCGAGTACGGCGTCTCGCAGATGCCGATCGTCAAGCCCGGTGCCGGGCACCCCGATGTGATGGCCGCCGAGGTCGTCGGCTCGGTGGTCGAGCGTGAGCTGCTGGACGCGCTGTTCACCCAGCGCGCCTCGCTGAGCGACCCGCTGGAGAAGCACATGTGCCCGCCGCTGCCGCAGGTCGGCTCCGGCGAGCCGGTCGCCGATCTGATGGCGGTGCTGGAGAACGCGGACGCGGCGATCGTCCTCGTCGAGGGCAAGCCGAAGGGCGTGGTGAGCCGGCAGGACCTGCTGGCCTATCTGGCCCGCGAGGCCGGCAAGTAGCGGTTCTTCCGGCGGCTGCCGT belongs to Streptomyces sp. NBC_01454 and includes:
- a CDS encoding SGNH/GDSL hydrolase family protein → MPMTMSRARVARRIATAAAFGGGGVGLLGVATVGVLLTEVRLARRTVGGSSDIPPCADGRYGAAFGHRTDRPPLRLGFLGDSTAAGQGVHRTSQTPGALLASGLAALAELPVDLRNVALPGAQSDDLARQVELMLADAATTPDVCVIMIGANDVTHRMPLARSVRHLCEAVRALRAAGCEVIVGTCPDLGTIEPVYQPLRWVARRLSRQLAAAQTIGAVESGGRTVSLGDLLGPEFEARPRELFGPDNYHPSAEGYATAAMAMLPTLCASLGLWPEEERPEPARGEGLLPVEQAAAEAASEGGTEVTASRAPWALLKHRRRRQLPAAEPTDPSAVTG
- a CDS encoding cystathionine beta-synthase, with protein sequence MQFYDSMIELVGNTPLVRLNSVTRGIQATVLAKVEYFNPGGSVKDRIAVRMIEAAEQSGELQPGGTIVEPTSGNTGVGLAIVAQQKGYKCIFVCPDKVSTDKINVLRAYGAEVVVCPTAVDPEHPDSYYNVSDRLVRETPGAWKPDQYSNPNNPRSHYESTGPELWAQTEGRITHFVTGVGTGGTISGTGRYLKDASDGRVKVIGADPEGSVYSGGSGRPYLIEGVGEDFWPTAYDRTVADEIVAVSDKDAFQMTRRLAKEEGLLVGGSCGMAVVGALEVASKLGPDDVVVVLLPDSGRGYLSKIFNDEWMADYGFLEEGGPAARVGEVLQHKEGALPSLVHMHPEETVGEAIEVLREYGVSQMPIVKPGAGHPDVMAAEVVGSVVERELLDALFTQRASLSDPLEKHMCPPLPQVGSGEPVADLMAVLENADAAIVLVEGKPKGVVSRQDLLAYLAREAGK